The sequence below is a genomic window from Desulfobulbus oligotrophicus.
TCTGGTCAATGCGGATCGCAGCAGGATCGATCTGACGGTCCAGGCCTTGCAGCGGTTTGCACCGGATCTCATTGTTCCCTGCCATTGCACAGGTGCGGATGCAGTGGCAGCACTGCGCCAGGCCTTCGGTGACCGGTGCCGACCCGGTGCGGCGGGCATGACATTTCAGTTGACCGGAGCGGCATCATGAACCGCTGCATATCTTTTAGTTTTTAGAGTTTAGAGGTTTGATGCGTCTGCTGTTTTTACACGCCCTAACCACGCTGCATTCTGATCAGCGTCCGCGACCTTGCGCGTGCGGGGCGCTGATTTCCGGAAGCCTGCCCTGACGGTACAGGGTAAGAGCGTCGGCAACGCCTGTCGCTGTTGTCGCAAAAATTTTGATCCCGGCAGTCCGCAGTACCTGAAACGCCTTTGGTCCGCACTGACCGGTGATCACTGCCTGGGCACCGGATCGTACCAGGGATTCCGCTGATTGAATACCGGCACCGTGTGCAGCTTCACGGTTTTTATTCTCATGCATGGCAAAGGTATCGTCGTCCAGATTGTAGATGAGGAATCCGAAACATCTCCCAAAGCGGGGATCTATGGCTGCGCTCATATCGGTCCCTGCAACTGTAAATGCGATTTTCATGTTTGCCTCCTGTTATGCTTGTTTGCGGCTGAAAGACCAGGTGTTCACCATCTTTCCGTGATGCTGAGCTGACAGCACCGTAGATGGGTTGATGAACACCTGTGCAGAGAGAGCCTTTATGCAGCCGATTGTTCCTGGTTCAGAAGTGCCAGGCGCTGATTCACAGCATCCAGCCTTGTCTGCAGATGTTCAGCCTGCAGTTTGAGCGCCTGCCTTTGCTCGCCGGCATCAGCTTCAAAAGAGGCCATACCGTTGCCCAGGCCTTGTCCCCAGCCGGGACCCAGGCCCCAACCGCGAAAAGCTCTCTGGGCAGACGATCTGCGGCAGAATGCACGGCCTCCGCCGGCAAATCCGCGACCTCTGCCGGTCCGCATGCCGCCTCCTCTCCCCGGGCCTCCACGCAGTTGGCCCGGAGTGTACTCCAGCACGCCTGTACCGCCGCAAAATCCTGCTCCCCGTCCAGTCATTGATCCCTTTCCCAAAGGTCCTGATCCATCTCTTCCCGGCATATCGTTTCCTCCTTGCCTTGGCATAATGTTGCCTGCCCTGAGCGGAGTCGTTTTACAAGATCAGAGACAGCCCCGGGCAGAAAATCTCCTCACCGCGATCAATGCTGCACGAGCCGCATCCCTCGA
It includes:
- a CDS encoding DUF5320 domain-containing protein; translation: MPGRDGSGPLGKGSMTGRGAGFCGGTGVLEYTPGQLRGGPGRGGGMRTGRGRGFAGGGRAFCRRSSAQRAFRGWGLGPGWGQGLGNGMASFEADAGEQRQALKLQAEHLQTRLDAVNQRLALLNQEQSAA
- a CDS encoding NifB/NifX family molybdenum-iron cluster-binding protein translates to MKIAFTVAGTDMSAAIDPRFGRCFGFLIYNLDDDTFAMHENKNREAAHGAGIQSAESLVRSGAQAVITGQCGPKAFQVLRTAGIKIFATTATGVADALTLYRQGRLPEISAPHAQGRGR